The proteins below come from a single Lactobacillus johnsonii genomic window:
- a CDS encoding MerR family transcriptional regulator, with product MSERYTIGEAAKKLQVSTRTLRFYEEKDLVRPAYTEENGYRFYEKDQIRQLELILFLKELGFSLKQIKMLIQDEHGNQSVELLLKEQYQENQRKIEEISKKQAQIKHLQKIKLSRAVLTNHSGITDITRKENRLSALRDKMLVFGGLLSIIEILGIGIAFYLYHLNQITSFVIEVLALVVIIFMMALGLSRYYYDHVEYVCPNCGDVFIPSFLAFNLAPHTPKFRKLTCPKCGKRSYCLEISRE from the coding sequence ATGTCAGAGAGATATACCATCGGAGAAGCAGCAAAGAAATTACAAGTGAGTACACGGACTTTAAGGTTTTATGAGGAAAAAGATCTAGTGAGGCCAGCTTATACTGAAGAAAATGGCTATCGTTTTTATGAAAAAGATCAGATAAGACAACTTGAATTAATTCTTTTTCTAAAAGAATTGGGATTTTCATTGAAGCAGATAAAAATGCTCATTCAAGATGAGCATGGGAATCAGTCAGTGGAGTTATTGCTTAAAGAACAATACCAGGAGAATCAGCGGAAAATTGAGGAGATAAGTAAGAAACAAGCACAAATAAAACATTTGCAAAAAATAAAGTTGTCGCGTGCTGTATTAACCAATCACTCTGGCATTACAGATATTACGAGAAAAGAAAATAGACTTTCAGCTTTAAGAGATAAGATGTTAGTTTTTGGAGGGCTTTTGTCAATAATTGAAATATTAGGGATCGGCATAGCATTTTATTTATATCATCTAAACCAGATAACTAGCTTTGTAATTGAAGTTCTTGCACTAGTAGTTATTATTTTTATGATGGCATTGGGATTGTCGCGATATTACTATGACCATGTTGAATATGTTTGTCCTAATTGCGGAGATGTATTTATTCCATCGTTCCTGGCATTTAATTTAGCCCCGCATACGCCTAAGTTTAGAAAATTGACTTGTCCAAAATGCGGTAAAAGATCTTATTGTTTGGAAATTAGTAGAGAGTAA